One stretch of Ailuropoda melanoleuca isolate Jingjing chromosome 20, ASM200744v2, whole genome shotgun sequence DNA includes these proteins:
- the LOC117797279 gene encoding olfactory receptor 11H6-like, with the protein MYILLANFSFLEMWYVTSTIPNMLANLLSENSTISFYGCFLQFYFFFSMGTIETFFLSAMAFDRYLAICRPLHYPTLMTVQHCIRIGAGCWVCGFSCFLLPVYLISQPPFCGPNTIDHFLCDPGPLMNLSCVPVSATEIICAVFNSVLIFSTFLFITSSYTLVIRAVLKVPSAEGRHKAFSTYGSHLAVVSLFYGSIMLMYLSPMAGNPAGIQKIVTSFYSVMTPFFNPLIYSPWNKEMKKALRKLFRIMRFGQIHPLKS; encoded by the coding sequence ATGTACATCCTGCTGGCCAATTTTTCCTTCCTGGAGATGTGGTATGTCACCTCCACTATCCCCAATATGCTCGCCAACTTGCTCTCTGAAAACAGCACCATCTCCTTCTATGGCTGCTTCCTCCAGTTCTACTTCTTCTTCTCCATGGGCACCATTGAGACCTTCTTCTTGTCTGCCATGGCCTTTGACAGGTACCTTGCTATCTGCAGGCCCCTGCACTACCCCACTCTCATGACTGTTCAGCACTGCATCAGAATAggagctgggtgctgggtgtgtggcttctcttgttttctcctcCCAGTTTACCTGATCTCCCAACCTCCTTTTTGTGGTCCCAATACAATTGATCACTTTTTATGTGACCCAGGGCCCCTTATGAATCTGTCCTGTGTGCCAGTTTCTGCTACTGAGATCATCTGTGCCGTCTTTAACTCAGTCCTCATTTTCTCCACCTTCCTCTTCATTACCAGCTCCTATACTCTGGTGATCAGAGCTGTGCTGAAGGTCCCTTCAGCAGAAGGCCGGCATAAGGCCTTCTCCACATATGGCTCCCATCTTGCTGTAGTGTCCCTGTTCTATGGTTCTATCATGTTGATGTACCTGAGCCCAATGGCAGGCAATCCAGCAGGGATCCAAAAAATTGTGACTTCATTTTATTCTGTGATGACTCCATTTTTCAATCCCTTGATCTATAGCCCCTGGaataaagagatgaagaaggcCCTGAGAAAACTGTTTAGGATTATGAGATTTGGTCAAATACATCCTCTCAAGAGCTAG